A window of Williamwhitmania taraxaci contains these coding sequences:
- a CDS encoding IS1 family transposase yields the protein MTIIEQIRELAKQLTEQERVTVMRELKNTDASLTAQLGEAKVCPHCSSSMIIKHSMFNGRQRSKCKTCGKTFTMLTGTPIHGLKKVSLWQDYCTS from the coding sequence ATGACAATAATTGAACAAATCCGAGAACTCGCAAAACAGTTGACAGAACAAGAGCGCGTTACGGTAATGCGGGAGCTGAAAAATACGGATGCATCACTTACGGCTCAGCTGGGGGAGGCGAAAGTCTGCCCCCACTGCTCGAGCAGCATGATCATTAAGCACAGCATGTTCAATGGGAGGCAGCGCTCCAAGTGCAAAACGTGCGGCAAGACCTTTACTATGCTTACCGGAACGCCCATACACGGGTTGAAAAAGGTTTCACTTTGGCAGGATTACTGCACGTCCA